A genomic window from Anticarsia gemmatalis isolate Benzon Research Colony breed Stoneville strain chromosome 6, ilAntGemm2 primary, whole genome shotgun sequence includes:
- the LOC142973685 gene encoding uncharacterized protein LOC142973685, protein MRPTLALMAFCLLASSLAEETTTTDVYSDNVNTIEPKPSVRLDPYIRKALLKALSELEETDNSTTGSDSTDGTTGYDADSFTTGQDIPETHTEKDGIQIHSFIVNGQSAFANNSNTPTIVDNNISILSTTAGNVENQVTATLPTSAPFPELFQTRESGVNFQQTRSIPSSSKSSKDNSVVAKKTTLKPLPSTTTTTTTTTTTTTTPRPTHNDDGENIEEVDKRDVQVFQAPLVAAFTVQQDSQGLPKKVIPLYQQGHTQNFIRQQQPVTNLASGIIPSLSAAQIIPSVGLNQLPQNDFISQQLILQKQLEEKQRILEEQLRLLQLQQRQQEELLRKQQYLFQQKEAQRQQFLTSTPKFQAQSSVNNFQIQKSIPQNQFVNQNVPFRSNNAQVSIQPSVPLETSSTVTNQQLPNREAVDFLIHLRSQQPGQFPLQDNHLPQGISNFLQPNLNQNFHQGVNFNQVRSVNDQFGQQKQHHRVFRQDSGVGNFGINNQNFNTFNSFNPNHGNRFHQGNVQNQYVDAELKQLLVQNGLNGRNQEDINIVSKVLSLNHGLAINNNVSNRVPFDSRRHIRPLI, encoded by the coding sequence ACGTTGGCGTTGATGGCATTTTGCCTGTTAGCATCGAGTTTGGCGGAAGAAACTACTACCACAGATGTATACAGTGATAATGTAAACACCATTGAACCTAAGCCTTCTGTACGTTTGGATCCGTATATAAGAAAAGCTCTACTAAAAGCTCTAAGTGAACTAGAAGAAACAGATAATTCCACAACGGGCTCCGACTCGACAGACGGAACTACTGGCTACGATGCAGATTCATTTACAACTGGTCAAGATATTCCCGAAACTCATACAGAGAAAGATGGAATACAAATACATTCATTCATAGTTAATGGCCAATCTGCATTTGCCAACAACAGTAACACACCTACGATAGTTGATAACAACATATCTATTTTGAGTACCACTGCAGGTAACGTTGAAAATCAAGTCACTGCCACGCTCCCTACTTCTGCTCCATTTCCGGAATTATTTCAAACCCGGGAGAGCGGCGTAAACTTTCAACAAACAAGGAGTATTCCGAGTTCTTCAAAGTCGAGCAAAGATAACAGCGTAGTTGCCAAGAAGACAACATTGAAACCTTTACCTTCCACAACTACAACGACGACTACAACTACAACCACGACCACTACTCCGAGACCCACACATAATGACGACGGAGAAAATATCGAAGAAGTTGATAAACGTGATGTTCAAGTGTTCCAAGCTCCTTTAGTAGCAGCCTTTACTGTGCAACAAGACTCACAAGGCTTACCAAAAAAAGTAATACCTCTTTATCAACAAGGTCATACACAGAACTTTATTCGACAACAACAACCAGTTACAAACCTAGCATCTGGAATTATACCCTCGCTATCTGCAGCACAAATTATCCCTAGTGTCGGTTTAAATCAACTTCCCCAGAATGACTTTATTAGTCAACAGCTGATCTTACAGAAACAATTAGAAGAGAAACAAAGGATTCTTGAAGAGCAACTCCGTCTTTTGCAACTTCAACAAAGACAACAAGAAGAATTGCTACGAAAGCAGCAATATCTTTTCCAACAGAAGGAGGCCCAGAGACAACAATTTCTAACGAGCACCCCTAAATTTCAAGCGCAGAGttctgtaaataattttcaaatccaGAAAAGTATTCCACAGAACCAATTTGTAAATCAAAATGTACCTTTTCGATCGAACAATGCACAAGTATCTATTCAGCCTAGTGTGCCCCTTGAAACAAGCAGTACTGTAACAAATCAACAACTACCGAATCGCGAGGCTGTTGATTTCCTTATACACTTGCGCAGCCAGCAACCCGGACAATTCCCGCTGCAAGATAACCACTTACCACAAGGAATAAGCAATTTCCTTCAGCCAAATCTCAATCAAAATTTCCATCAAGGAGTTAATTTCAATCAGGTAAGATCTGTCAACGACCAATTTGGGCAACAGAAACAACACCATCGTGTATTCAGACAAGACAGCGGAGTCGGCAACTTTGGAATCAACAATCAGAACTTCAATACCTTTAATTCTTTTAACCCGAATCATGGAAATCGCTTCCATCAAGGAAACGTGCAAAATCAGTACGTCGATGCCGAACTAAAACAGTTACTGGTTCAAAATGGCTTGAATGGTAGAAACCAAGAGGATATAAACATTGTATCAAAAGTATTATCTCTAAATCATGGCCTagccataaataataatgtttcgaACCGAGTACCTTTTGATAGCAGAAGGCACATAAGGCCGCTTATATAA